CGCATGTACCGCCGCACGTAGCCCGCCACCATGATCAGCAACAGCAGCGGGACGACGAGGATGACCCAATCGATCGTGGACATGACGAACCTGCAACTTGTTCAACGCATCATGCGCACGCACGCCGCAACCCGACTGGGGTAGCGGCGCGCGTGGTGTAGCGTTAGGGCCCACCGGCAAAAGCGGCAGCGATATCAGAATTCGCCAGGCGCGTTAGCGAGCCCGGTGGCCACGGCGGAGCAGGCCGGCGGCGGCGACGCCCATCAGGCCCAGCGCTGCCGGCTCGGGTACCACCGCGAGCGTGTACGCCCCTTCAGAGATGTAGTCACCCGAACCGTCGGTCGAGTAGAACGCGGGCGTGAACGACGCCGGGAACAGCAGGCCGGTATAGCCGCCCGTCGAGGCGTCGGCCTGAGTGGCCGTCAACGGAATGGCGATCTCCTGCATGGTGGTTTCAGTGAAGTACGGCGCGGCGGCGTAAGTGGCGCCCGCAACGGTGCCGCCCGAGTTGAAACTGGCCGCCGTCTGCGTGAACGGGAAATCGTTCTGGAAGCCAGCATTCGATCCGATGGGGTTGCCGAAGATGCTGAACCCCGTCGATGCATTGTTGTCGCTGTCA
The Tepidisphaeraceae bacterium DNA segment above includes these coding regions:
- a CDS encoding PEP-CTERM sorting domain-containing protein, which codes for MSSTMNVGRVLCLGAGLLLCATLPASAGFYKTISSDGDFSDWADVPVYSSTSVNSGVPIDLASVKLANDATNLYILLTFATPVNPQSGAGTFIGIDSDNNASTGFSIFGNPIGSNAGFQNDFPFTQTAASFNSGGTVAGATYAAAPYFTETTMQEIAIPLTATQADASTGGYTGLLFPASFTPAFYSTDGSGDYISEGAYTLAVVPEPAALGLMGVAAAGLLRRGHRAR